One region of Mucilaginibacter gotjawali genomic DNA includes:
- a CDS encoding Rne/Rng family ribonuclease: MIKELIIDSSPGGTTIALLQDKQLVELHKEQISNNYTVGDIYLGRIKKIMPGLNAAFVDVGYEKDAFLHYLDLGPQVQSLLKLTKQVRSGGYQSKLLDNFKSDPDINKGGKISELLSKNQLIPVQIAKEPISTKGPRLSSDISIAGRYVVLVPFSEVTSISKKIKSNTERNRLRKIVESIKPKHFGVIIRTVSEGKGVAELQKDLLDLIAKWESFITRLPAVEPAKKVLGEIDRTSTLLRDILNPDFQHIYINDTSLHEEIRSYIHEISPEMENIVKLHKNSVPIFEHYGIDKQIKSAFGKTVNLAGGAYLVIEHTEALHVIDVNSGNRTASKENQEENAFQVNKEAAKEIARQLRLRDMGGIVVIDFIDMHKPNNRKDLFDYLRGEMAHDRAKHTILPPSKFGLVQITRQRVRPEMNIVTSEVCPACNGTGTIRPTILLLDDIENNFNYILVEQNEKKITLCVHPYIEAYIKKGFFNRQWKWYFKYSQWIKVKSNPAYQITEFHFFSAKDEEIKL, translated from the coding sequence TTGATAAAGGAATTAATTATCGATTCATCCCCAGGAGGGACTACTATTGCATTATTACAGGACAAGCAGCTTGTAGAGCTTCACAAAGAGCAAATCAGCAACAATTATACTGTTGGTGATATTTATCTCGGTCGTATCAAAAAGATCATGCCGGGTTTAAATGCAGCTTTTGTTGATGTAGGCTACGAGAAGGATGCCTTTTTGCACTATCTTGACCTTGGCCCGCAGGTACAAAGCCTGTTAAAGCTAACCAAGCAAGTTCGCAGCGGAGGGTATCAGTCAAAGCTATTGGATAATTTTAAGTCCGATCCCGATATCAACAAAGGGGGAAAGATTTCTGAGTTGTTATCCAAAAACCAGCTTATCCCTGTACAAATTGCAAAAGAGCCAATTTCAACCAAAGGTCCTCGTTTAAGTTCGGATATATCAATAGCCGGGCGTTACGTGGTTTTGGTTCCTTTTTCGGAAGTTACTTCAATCTCAAAAAAGATAAAAAGTAATACCGAACGCAACCGCCTGCGCAAGATTGTGGAGAGTATAAAGCCCAAACACTTTGGGGTAATTATACGCACCGTATCTGAAGGTAAAGGCGTTGCTGAACTGCAAAAGGATTTGCTCGACCTGATCGCCAAATGGGAATCATTCATTACCCGTTTGCCGGCTGTTGAGCCCGCAAAAAAGGTTTTGGGCGAAATTGACCGTACGTCGACCTTGTTAAGGGATATCCTGAATCCTGATTTTCAGCACATCTATATCAACGATACCAGCCTCCACGAGGAAATCCGGTCGTATATTCATGAAATTTCGCCCGAGATGGAAAATATCGTGAAACTGCATAAAAACAGCGTTCCGATATTTGAACATTACGGTATTGATAAGCAGATAAAATCAGCCTTCGGGAAAACCGTAAACCTCGCCGGCGGCGCCTACCTGGTAATTGAGCATACAGAAGCCCTGCACGTAATTGACGTGAACAGTGGTAACCGTACAGCCAGTAAAGAAAACCAGGAGGAAAACGCTTTCCAGGTAAACAAGGAAGCTGCAAAAGAAATAGCCCGGCAGTTACGCCTGCGCGATATGGGCGGTATTGTGGTGATCGACTTTATCGATATGCACAAGCCAAACAACCGTAAGGATCTGTTTGATTATTTGCGGGGCGAAATGGCCCACGACAGGGCCAAGCATACCATTTTGCCGCCAAGCAAATTCGGGCTGGTACAAATTACCCGGCAGCGTGTAAGGCCCGAAATGAATATTGTGACCAGCGAAGTATGCCCGGCCTGTAACGGTACCGGCACTATCCGCCCCACCATATTATTGCTGGACGATATTGAAAATAACTTCAATTACATCCTGGTTGAGCAAAACGAAAAAAAGATCACCCTTTGTGTTCATCCTTATATTGAGGCCTACATTAAGAAAGGCTTTTTTAACCGCCAGTGGAAATGGTATTTTAAATACAGCCAGTGGATAAAGGTGAAGAGCAACCCGGCCTACCAGATCACTGAGTTCCATTTTTTCTCAGCGAAAGACGAAGAAATTAAGCTATAA